The genomic stretch ACAGATGGGATATTGGCGTATTATCCCGTGTCATGGGCGACCTGACTCCATCCGAGCCCAGTCCCCGTACACCAACCCCCTGTAGGAGCCGGCTTGCCGGCGATAGCGGTATGAGTGAACTAGATCGTTACCTGAACGCCGCCACCCGCGATAACACCCGCCGTAGCTATCGTGCTGCGATCGAGCATTTCGAAGTGAGCTGGGGCGGCTTCCTGCCAGCCACGAGTGACGGCGTGGCGCGCTACCTGGTGGCCTACGCCGGAGTGCTGGCCGTCAACACCCTGAAACTGCGGCTCTCGGCGCTGGCGCAATGGCACACCAGTCAGGGCTTTCCAGACCCGACCAAGGCGCCGGTGGTACGCAAGGTGCTCAAGGGCATCCGCGCCTTGCACCCCGCCCAGGAAAAACAGGCCGAACCCTTGCAGCTCCAGCATCTGGAGCAGGTGGTCAGTTGGCTTGAGCGTGAAGCTGGGCAGGCGCGGGCAGAGGATGATCGGCCTCGCTGGCTGCGCGCCAAGCGTGATGCGGCATTGATCCTGCTGGGCTTTTGGCGCGGATTTCGCAGTGATGAGTTATGTCGGTTGCAGATCGAACATGTGCAGGCTGTGCCGGGCGCAGGTATCACCCTGTACTTGCCGCGCAGTAAGAGCGACCGCGAGAACCTCGGCCAGACCTATCAAACCCCGGCGCTGTTGCGCCTGTGTCCTGTGCAGGCCTATACCGAGTGGCTCAGTGCCTCGGCGTTGGTGCGCGGCCCGCTTTTTCGCGGGATCGATCGCTGGGGCAACCTGGGGGAGGAGGGGTTGCATGCCAATAGCGTGATCCCGTTGCTGCGCCAGGCCCTTGAGCGTGCAGGCATTGCCGCCGAGCAGTACACCAGCCACTCCTTGCGCCGGGGTTTCGCCACCTGGGCCCATCGCAGCGGCTGGGATTTGAAGTCGTTGATGGCGTATGTCGGCTGGAAGGACATGAAGTCAGCCATGCGCTATGTTGAAGCGACACCCTTTCTTGGCCTGACTCAGGCCCGTGCCCCGCTGGTTTAAGATTTCTTCTATTAATACAGTTGGTTGATAGCCAAAACCAATCGGCAGCATCAGGTTTGCCAATGAGCCATTGGCGATGAGACTGGGTAGGATTCACCCATCAACTTACTAACCCCTGACGGAGAGTCAACGATGCCTATCATCAACAGCCAAGTAAAACCGTTCAAAGCGACCGCTTTCAAAAACGGCAACTTCGTAGACGTGTCGGACGCTGACCTGAAAGGCAAGTGGTCTGTCGTGTTCTTCTACCCAGCCGACTTCACTTTCGTCTGCCCAACCGAACTGGAAGACCTGGCTGACAACTACGCCGAGTTCCAGAAACTGGGCGTCGAGATCTACAGCGTTTCCACCGACACCCATTTTGCCCACGCTGCCTGGCACAACACTTCGCCAGCCATCGGCAAGATCCAGTACACCATGATCGGCGACCCGACCCTGACCATCTCCCGCAACTTCGATGTACTGATCGAAGAAGCTGGCCTGGCAGACCGTGGCACTTTCGTGATCAACCCAGAAGGCCAGATCAAGATCGTTGAACTGAACGACGGTGGTGTTGGCCGTGACGCTTCCGAGCTGCTGCGCAAAATCAAGGCTGCTCAATACGTTGCTGCCCACCCAGGCGAAGTGTGCCCAGCCAAGTGGAAAGAAGGCGAGGCTACCCTGGCTCCGTCCCTGGACCTGGTCGGCAAGATCTAAGTCTGTGAAGCATCAAGGGCGGATCGCCGCACCTTAAGTAAGCTGCACCGCCCTCAAAAACGCCCGGGCGAGATTCGCTCGGGCGTTTTTTTTTACCGAATTGATTTGAAATAGGAAATCGCCCGTATGTTGGACGCCAATCTTAAAGCTCAGTTGAAGTCATACCTGGAACGGGTCACCCAGCCGATCGAGATCGTCGCCTCCCTCGACGACGGTGCGAAATCCCAGGAAATGCTTGCCCTTTTGCAGGATGTAGCCAGCCTCACCACGCTGATTACCCTGAAAACCGATGGCAATGATGGGCGCAAACCGTCGTTCTCCATCAACCGCCCGGGTGCCGATATCAGCCTGCGTTTCGCCGGCATCCCCATGGGGCATGAATTCACTTCGTTGGTGCTGGCCCTGCTGCAAGTCGGTGGCCACCCTTCGAAGGCCAGTGTCGAAGTGATTGAGCAGATTCGTAGCCTTAAAGGTGAGTTCAGCTTCGAGACTTACTTCTCGCTGTCCTGCCAGAACTGCCCGGACGTGGTCCAGGCGCTGAACCTGATGGCTGTACTCAACCCGAACATCCGCCACGTTGCGATCGATGGCGCACTGTTCCAGGCTGAAGTCGACGAGCGCCAGGTGATGGCGGTGCCCAGCGTCTACCTCAACGGTGTGAACTTCGGCCAGGGCCGCATGGGCCTGGAAGAAATCCTCGCCAAGCTCGACACCAGCGGTAGCGAAAAAGCAGCCGAGAAAATCAGTGCCAAGGACGCTTTTGATGTTTTGGTCGTCGGTGGTGGTCCTGCCGGTTCTGCAGCCGCTATCTACGCCGCGCGTAAAGGTATCCGTACCGGTGTGGCCGCTGAGCGTTTTGGCGGGCAAGTGCTCGATACCATGTCCATCGAGAACTTTATCTCGGTGCAGGAAACCGAAGGCCCGAAACTGGCCAGCGCCCTGGAAGCCCACGTGCGTCAGTACGATGTGGACATCATGAACCTGCAGCGCGCCAGCAGCCTGGTCCCGGCGAAAAATCCCGGCGAGCTGCACGAAATTCGCTTTGAAAGCGGTGCGACTCTCAAGTCCAAGACTGTGATCCTGGCGACCGGTGCGCGCTGGCGCGAAATGGGCGTACCAGGCGAGCAGGAATACAAGGCCAAGGGCGTGTGCTTCTGCCCGCACTGCGATGGTCCGCTGTTCAAGGGCAAGCGCGTGGCGGTGATCGGCGGAGGCAACTCTGGCGTTGAAGCGGCCATCGACCTGGCGGGTATTGTCAGCCATGTGACCTTGCTGGAGTTTGACAGCAAATTGCGCGCCGACGCGGTGTTGCAGCGCAAGCTCTACAGCTTGCCGAACGTTGACGTGATTACCAGCGCGCTGACCAGTGAGGTCAAAGGTGATGGCCAGAAAGTTACCGGCCTGGCCTACAAGGACCGCGATAGCGGCGAGTTCAAGACCATCGACCTGGAAGGCATCTTTGTGCAGATCGGCTTGCTGCCCAACACCGATTGGCTCAAGGGTACCGTCGAGCTGTCACCCCGTGGCGAGATCATTGTCGATGCCCGTGGCGAGACCTCACTGCCGGGTGTATTTGCCGCCGGTGACGTTACAACCGTGCCGTACAAGCAGATCGTGATTGCGGTGGGCGAGGGTGCCAAGGCGTCCCTGAGTGCTTTTGATCACCTGATCCGAGCATAAGGCCTGAAACTGAAAAACCCATGAGCGATCATGGGTTTTTTGTGAGTGCCACTTTTGTGGAAGCTGGCTTGCCTGCGATGCAGGCGACTCGGTATGGCAGTTACCCGGCTATGTGTGCCCGCTTTACAGCGGCGTTGGCTGGATGATCTCTACCCAGTAGGCGTCCGGATCCTTGATAAACGCCAGGCTTTTCATGCGGCCATCGCTCAGGCGTTTCTGAAAGTCACAGCCCAGTGCTTCAAATCGCTCGCAGGCCGCAACGATATCCGGCACCGAAATGCAGATATGGCCAAACCCGCGCGGGTCGGTATTGCCATTGTGGTAGGCGAAGTCGGTGTCGTTTTCGGTGCCATGGTTGTGGGTCAGTTCCAGGATGCCCGGGATCGACTTCATCCACTCGGTACGCGCGCGCGCATCGGCCGGAATCTGCGCCTTGTCGACCAGAGCGAGGAAGTACAGGCTGAATTCGGCTTCCGGGAAGTCGCGTTTTTCAATCAGGGAAAACCCCAGGACGCGGGTGTAGAAGTCCAGTGACTGGGTGATGTCCTTGACCCGCAGCATGGTGTGGTTGAACACGAAGTTCGAGGTGGCGGTGTCGGGCTGGGCGGTGACGCCCGGGAAGGTGTTCAATTCGTGCAGGCTCATGGGCCCTCCAGAAAAATGGGGCAGACGCAGCTCGTGGTTTGAGCGGTCCCTTGGCTTGCGGCAGATCCGTGCAGCGGGGGTCATGATACGCAAGCTCCGATGGCCGCGCCAAATGAAAAACTCACGCGGGCCTTGCGAGCATCCCACGGGCAGGCTCAAACTTTGCAGCTTGAACTTCGAGTGTTTTTCGCAATGAGCCGATTGAACAAAGCATTGTTGACCACCTTGTGCCTGATCTTGGGCGGCGGCGCTGCGTTGGCGGCAGACCCCGAGATTCATTGGCCCAGCGGCTGGCAGGTGGAGGAGGTGGTAGCCGATGCCGATGCGCCGGCTACGCCGTCACCGGTTTCCCGCCAGCGGGCGATCAAGAATGATGAAAACGGCGAGACGCTGATGGTCATGGAGCTGACGGGTACGCCGATCGAGCCTGGGCATGTGGTCAACCTGCAAGGTGTGTTGCTGGAGATGCGCAAGTCTATTCAGAAGGACTTTGCCCGCAGTGGTTATCAAAGTGTCTGCAACAAGATGCACCCGAGCACCTTAAGTCATCTTGAAGCCCTGGAAACTACCTGCGTGATTACCGAGAACGGCCGGCATGTGCTCTCGCAAACACTGGTGGGGGCTGTTGATACGAATAAGGCTTATGTTTTTTCATACGCTGGACAAGCGCAGGCTTATGAGTTGAGCAAGGACGAAGTCAGCTCGGTGCGTGCAAGCCTGAAACTTTGATCAGCGATGGCTAGATGGCTGACATCGCGCAGTGACAGAAAATACATAACTACAGGGTCGCAGGGTGAAGCTACTGGCCGGCGGATTTGTACGAGTTGAAATGTATTTAAAAGTTCACTTCCGAAAACGGCAGATTCTATGGAATCGTCGCGCACAAAAAAGCCCCGCATCTGCGGGGCTTTTTATTAGTGCGCTGGTACTAGCCGCGCAACCAGGAATCTACAGTGGCTGCGCCATACTGTTCTTTCCAGGCCTTCAAGCCGCGGTGGTTGCCGCCCTTGGTTTCAATCAGTTCGCCAGTGTGCGGGTTGTGGTACACCTTGACCACACGTGCGCGGCGGGTCTTAGGTGCGGCGGCTGCTTGAATCCCCGACTTGCCCGGGTTTGGATCAAGGATGGAAATGATGTCGCGTAGGCTCTTGCCGTAGGTTTTCATCAGCCCTTGAAGTTTTTCTTCAAATTCGATTTCTTTCTTCAAGCCAGCGTCGTTCTTCAGGGATTCCAGCTGGGCGAGCTGCTCTTGAAGGGCTTTTTCTGCTGCGCGAAATTCGGCGAGTCTGGACAAAGTTTTTACTCCAATAGTGTATTTGGCTGATACCAACTGTAAACAAAGCTATAAGCCAAGAGCCTCAGCATGACTCGGTAAATGTGGCTCTCCTGCCAATTCAGCGCAGGCAGGAAAAATTGTAGTAGTTAATGAGTCATGAGTAAATCATGTCTTTTGTATAAATAACAATATTTCACGATGATGCTAGATCGATATTCAAGCGCCACGCAAAGACTTAATGAATGCGTCAAAAGGTACTGGGCGGCCAAACAGGTAACCCTGC from Pseudomonas fluorescens encodes the following:
- the ahpF gene encoding alkyl hydroperoxide reductase subunit F — its product is MLDANLKAQLKSYLERVTQPIEIVASLDDGAKSQEMLALLQDVASLTTLITLKTDGNDGRKPSFSINRPGADISLRFAGIPMGHEFTSLVLALLQVGGHPSKASVEVIEQIRSLKGEFSFETYFSLSCQNCPDVVQALNLMAVLNPNIRHVAIDGALFQAEVDERQVMAVPSVYLNGVNFGQGRMGLEEILAKLDTSGSEKAAEKISAKDAFDVLVVGGGPAGSAAAIYAARKGIRTGVAAERFGGQVLDTMSIENFISVQETEGPKLASALEAHVRQYDVDIMNLQRASSLVPAKNPGELHEIRFESGATLKSKTVILATGARWREMGVPGEQEYKAKGVCFCPHCDGPLFKGKRVAVIGGGNSGVEAAIDLAGIVSHVTLLEFDSKLRADAVLQRKLYSLPNVDVITSALTSEVKGDGQKVTGLAYKDRDSGEFKTIDLEGIFVQIGLLPNTDWLKGTVELSPRGEIIVDARGETSLPGVFAAGDVTTVPYKQIVIAVGEGAKASLSAFDHLIRA
- a CDS encoding site-specific integrase — encoded protein: MSELDRYLNAATRDNTRRSYRAAIEHFEVSWGGFLPATSDGVARYLVAYAGVLAVNTLKLRLSALAQWHTSQGFPDPTKAPVVRKVLKGIRALHPAQEKQAEPLQLQHLEQVVSWLEREAGQARAEDDRPRWLRAKRDAALILLGFWRGFRSDELCRLQIEHVQAVPGAGITLYLPRSKSDRENLGQTYQTPALLRLCPVQAYTEWLSASALVRGPLFRGIDRWGNLGEEGLHANSVIPLLRQALERAGIAAEQYTSHSLRRGFATWAHRSGWDLKSLMAYVGWKDMKSAMRYVEATPFLGLTQARAPLV
- a CDS encoding histone-like nucleoid-structuring protein, MvaT/MvaU family, with product MSRLAEFRAAEKALQEQLAQLESLKNDAGLKKEIEFEEKLQGLMKTYGKSLRDIISILDPNPGKSGIQAAAAPKTRRARVVKVYHNPHTGELIETKGGNHRGLKAWKEQYGAATVDSWLRG
- the gloA gene encoding lactoylglutathione lyase, which gives rise to MSLHELNTFPGVTAQPDTATSNFVFNHTMLRVKDITQSLDFYTRVLGFSLIEKRDFPEAEFSLYFLALVDKAQIPADARARTEWMKSIPGILELTHNHGTENDTDFAYHNGNTDPRGFGHICISVPDIVAACERFEALGCDFQKRLSDGRMKSLAFIKDPDAYWVEIIQPTPL
- the ahpC gene encoding alkyl hydroperoxide reductase subunit C, with amino-acid sequence MPIINSQVKPFKATAFKNGNFVDVSDADLKGKWSVVFFYPADFTFVCPTELEDLADNYAEFQKLGVEIYSVSTDTHFAHAAWHNTSPAIGKIQYTMIGDPTLTISRNFDVLIEEAGLADRGTFVINPEGQIKIVELNDGGVGRDASELLRKIKAAQYVAAHPGEVCPAKWKEGEATLAPSLDLVGKI
- a CDS encoding DUF4946 domain-containing protein translates to MSRLNKALLTTLCLILGGGAALAADPEIHWPSGWQVEEVVADADAPATPSPVSRQRAIKNDENGETLMVMELTGTPIEPGHVVNLQGVLLEMRKSIQKDFARSGYQSVCNKMHPSTLSHLEALETTCVITENGRHVLSQTLVGAVDTNKAYVFSYAGQAQAYELSKDEVSSVRASLKL